From the genome of Streptomyces xanthophaeus:
CTCGGCATCTGCCTCCTCGCCGTCAGCGCGAAGAGCGACCAGTGCCCCGCCGGCTTCCCGGTGCTCGCCGAGTTCCTCGACCAGGCCGGCGTCGACCGCGAGCAGGCACAGCTCATGGACGGCCGGGGCGGCAATCCCGCCGACCGGGCCACGCCGCAGGTGCTGGTACAGATGCTGGCGTACTGGCAACGGACCCCGGACGCACGGCTGTTCCGGGAGGCCCTGCCCATCCTCGGGGTCGACGGTCTGCTGGCCGAGAACTGCCGCGACTGTCCGGCCCGGGGGAAGGTGTTCGCCAAGACCGGCGCGGCCGTCGGCGGTGACGCCCTCAACGACCGGCTGGCCGTCGGCGCCATCACCATCGCGGGCTACCTCGACAAGGGCGGCGGCCGCTTCGACACCTTCTACGCGGGTGTCAACGGCGCCTCCACACCGAGCGCCGACCCCACCGAGGTGCTGGCCATCGCCAACGACCTCGCGATGATCGCCGCCTACCTCCAGGAGTCGTCCTAGATCACGCCCCTATGCTGGACCGATGTCGTCGATCAGGAAGTTCCAAGTCACCTTCGACTGCGCGGAACCTGAGCGCCTCGCCCGCTTCTGGTGCGAGGTGTTGGGGTATGTCGTCCCGCCGCCCCCGGAGGGGTTCGCCGACTGGGACGATTTCAAGCGCTCGCTGCCCCCTGAGGAGCAGGACGCGTGGTTCGCCTGCACCGATCCCTCGGGCGTGGGTCCTCGGCTGTACTTCCAGCGCGTCCCCGAAGGGAAGGCCGCCAAGAACCGGCTGCACCTCGACGTGCGGGTCGGTACCGGACTCGTGGGTGAAGAGCGCCTCGCCGCTCTCGAGGCCGAATGCGCACGACTGGTCCCTCTCGGGGCGGTACACGTGCGCACGCTGTACGACGGCAACGATGCGTGCATCCCGATGCTGGACATCGAGGGCAACGAGTTCTGCATCGACTGAACGGGAGCGGGAGCGGGAGCGGCGGTACCGGCTACTGCTGCGCCCAGGTGTGCAGCAGGGCTTCCCGCGCACGCGGATCGGGGGTGCCTTCCGCGGCGTGCTCCCGGCCCCACGCCTCGACGGCCCGCGGGTCCGCGGTTCCGGCCACGAAGCGGTCGATCAGCTCCTGGGAGAGCCGGGCTTCCTCGGCGGGGTAGCCGGCCACCGCCGCGTGGACGGTGACCTCGTGCGTATCCTCCTCCGTCACCAGGCGCAGCGCCATCTCCGGCGCGCCCTCGCCGAGGTAGTCCGCTCCGATCGCGGCCGAGATCATCGCGCCGAGGGCCTTCGTCGCACGGCCCACAGGGTTGTGCCCGGGCACGTCCTCGACCACGGCGGAACGCAGCCCCGCCCATGTCCACGTCCGGGGGTGGTCGGGATCCGCGGCTTCCAGGCCCTCGGCGGTCAGCCGGACGCCGGTCCCGATGGCGTTCGGCGGCGA
Proteins encoded in this window:
- a CDS encoding VOC family protein, coding for MSSIRKFQVTFDCAEPERLARFWCEVLGYVVPPPPEGFADWDDFKRSLPPEEQDAWFACTDPSGVGPRLYFQRVPEGKAAKNRLHLDVRVGTGLVGEERLAALEAECARLVPLGAVHVRTLYDGNDACIPMLDIEGNEFCID